The proteins below come from a single Thunnus thynnus chromosome 10, fThuThy2.1, whole genome shotgun sequence genomic window:
- the LOC137191989 gene encoding syntaxin-12-like — protein MSYMRADSSRSQPRDFSSLIQTCSSNIQKISQNTGQIKNLLYQLGTRQETPELQEKLQQLQHYTNQLAKETNRHLKELGSLPPPLSPSEQRQQKLQKERLMNDFSAALNNFQAVQRKAAEKEKECVARARAGSRVMGDGGNVDEQLVTFEKEDELSQTQTQLEEPSITEEDLEIIKERETNIKQLEADIMDVNQIFKDLAVMIHDQGEMIDSIEANVESAEVHVDRGAVQLQKAAYYQRKSRKRMCMLGMVLSLVLTILIIIIWQAIK, from the exons ATGTCCTACATGAGAGCAGACAGCAGCCGGTCCCAGCCACGGGACTTCAGCAGCCTCATCCAGACATGCAGCTCAAACATCCAGAAGATCAGCCAAAACA CTGGCCAGATCAAAAACCTCCTCTACCAGCTGGGGACAAGACAGGAAACCCCCGAGCTCCAGGAGAAGCT CCAACAACTCCAGCACTACACCAACCAGCTGGCTAAAGAAACCAACAGACACCTGAAGGAGCTGGGCTCACTCCCTCCACCACTGTCTCCATCAGAGCAG AGGCAGCAAAAGCTCCAGAAGGAGCGTCTGATGAACGATTTCTCTGCAGCCCTCAACAACTTCCAGGCGGTGCAGAGGAaggcagcagagaaagagaaggagtgTGTGGCCAGAGCTCGAGCTGGATCCAGGGTCATG GGAGATGGAGGCAATGTGGATGAACAGCTGgtcacatttgaaaa GGAGGATGAGTTGAGTCAGACCCAGACTCAGCTTGAGGAGCCCAGCATCACTGAGGAGGACCTGGAGATCATCAAGGAGAGAGAGACCAACATTAAACAGCTGGAG GCTGACATTATGGATGTGAACCAAATCTTCAAGGACCTGGCTGTTATGATCCATGACCAGGGAGAGATGATTG ACAGCATCGAGGCCAATGTGGAGAGTGCTGAGGTCCATGTAGACAGAGGCGCCGTCCAGCTTCAGAAAGCAGCTTATTACCAG AGGAAGTCCCGTAAGAGGATGTGCATGCTGGGCATGGTGCTGTCGCTGGTCCTCACCATcctaatcatcatcatctggcAGGCCATCAAATGA